The following nucleotide sequence is from Pithys albifrons albifrons isolate INPA30051 chromosome 2, PitAlb_v1, whole genome shotgun sequence.
GCCAGGTAGCACTAAGGCGCTTGGGCAAGAGGATTTCACTGCAGTCCTGCTTGATGctgctccttctcttccctccttctctcctctctcagcTGAGCCCTTTAAAGAGCACACAGCCTTTGATACCCTCTCAGATGGATTACCTGCAAGAGGCACGTACAAAGAAAGTGCAAGTGAGGTGTATAAGGAAACTATGAAAAATGCCAGAAATCCCTTTCTTGCAGAGGGAAATGACAAAGACATTTCAGAGGCAAAATACTCAGAACCCCCATTTGCTAAAGCCGAAGCAGCCATTTTATCTCCTGCTAAAGAAGAAACACAGCTAGAGGGCCCTAAAGAATCACCTAACCTGGAGAAAatgcctgcacagcccctgagAATGTCTCCAGAAAGTCCTCAAGACTTGTTtgagagaaaggaggaagatCTCTTCTATAACAGAGACATGTACAGTGGTGGAGATCATGGTGAGAAAGGGGCATTGAAGGAAGACCCTCTTAAGAGGGAAGAATATGCAGATTTCAAACCATTTGAGCCAATATGGGAAGTAAAAGGTGCTAGTCATGGACTGAGCAGCATGAAGGAGGATGTTGGAAGTAAGACAGAGGCCAAACTGGAGAGCAGTTTGGATGAGAAATATAGTGTGGGGAAGCTGAATGTGCAGAAGGATTATGAAAAAGAGAGCGAGGGCAGTGCTGAAGATGCCTCTTTCCCAACTACCCCAGAAGCTGTAAAAGAACCTTCGCAGACTTACATCACTTGTACTAAATTTGACTCCTCTCCAAGCCCTGATGGTGACAAAGCCAAATCTCTGTCTCCACTGGAGGAAGgcacttcagaaaacagaactgaTGACGAGAAAAAGATGTCAGAAATGAAGGCTCAGCCAAGCCCAGCAGAAGGGGGTTTTAGGAGGGACGGGCAGGGGGCTGCCCCCGCCAGGGCTGAGGCTgggccagcagtgccacccgACGCCGCGACCGCCATGCCCGAGGGTCTCACGCCAGACCTGGTGCAGGAGGCCTACGAGAGCGAAATGCACGATGCAGGAGGCACCAAGCTGGTGTACGAGAGCAAGATTGACCTggtgcagagctctggggcagctcaggAGAGCCTGAAGCCTGTGGCCCAGATCTGCCCCTCCTTTGAAGGGCCCGAGGCTGCCCCCTCTCCCATCCTGCCAGACATCGTCATGGAGGCCCcgctgggcactgctgaggcctctgctgtgccactgcaAGCTTCCCCTCTGGAAACCTTCATTGCCCCTGCCAAGTATGAGGGGGtacagggagaggctgagaaacCCCCTGGGTACCAAGAGGCCGTGACTGCctctctggcacagccccaggaagccAAGGAGGCGATAGCATTCAAACAACCTGCTCGGGAGAGCAGCACCACTCCTGAAGATCTGGAGACTCCCTATATATCCATTGCCTGTGACCTGATCAAGGGAACAAAGGGCTCTGGTGAAGCTGCTGCTCCGTCCCTTCCAGAGAGCTCAAAGGCACTGGTCACAGAACATGTTCCTCAGGATGTGCCTGCACACAAGGAACTGGGGGGAAAACTGTCTCCACAGTTTGGGAAATCCGAACTGTTTAGCAGCCAGGCAATAGCTGACTTTGCTGAGGAACTGAGTGAGGAGCCATCTCTCAGCTTAAAGAGCAAATCCACTGAGAGCGTTACTACTGATGAGGAACATGAGGAAGGGCCGGTGggttcaggagctgctgcaggcaaGCCTTACCTGGAGTCGTTCCCACCCCAGCTGGACTCCTCCAAAACTGTTGCTGCTCCACCATCTGAGCCAGTACCTGCAAAGATAGCCAAGGCAGAGAAGATTCCTCTTCAAATGGAAGAGCTGAATGCTTTGGCTTATTCAGCTGATGTGTCTGCTGCTATGGAACCAAAAACAGGAGATGACAAAGCTCTCTCACCCATGGACTCTTCCCCAGTCTCAGTGGAAGACGACTTTGTGATGTTGGGTCACCCTAAAACCTCTCCTGAATTCATGACAGAAGCCCCTGGCAGAGACATAATGCACAAAGATGAAGAGATCAGTAAGGTGATCCAAGGTGAGAAGAGGCAGTTGCcttgcccagagctgccctgtgaCCTGTCTATGAAGAATGTAGAAGCAAAGGCTGAGGAAGATACCAATGCCTTGAAAAAGTCCTTGGAGGCTGTGGACAGAGAAGTGCCTGAAGTACCCACGATGTCCTTACCGGCCACGGATACCTCACCTTTACCTGCTGACAAAGAGATAGTCAGTGTAGGAAAACCAGGAGCTTTGGAGAAGGAAGCTGAGAAAGCAGCTGCTTctgttaaagaaaagaaaaagcctccTGCTGTATTTTCAGCCAAGCTGACTAAATCTTCAGGTAATCTGTGTATGCTGTCTTGCAAATCTGCCTAATTCTTCAGCTAAACTTAAGCATGTCATAACTTGCTCTTTTTAAGTTGCTTTCTGTAGACTTCTGCCAGTAGGCTGAGGGTAACAGCAAATGTTAGTGCCTGCACTTGTACCTTTTCTATATTCTGATTGCTTTAgtccttttttctgtttatcaGGTATGGACTCATTGTCTCCAGTTCTCTCCTTCAGTTCTGCTGCTCGGCGTCTGGCCCTGCAGAAATCAGTGTCCCTGGGTGGCCTCCCAGACTGGCTGGGATAGTGAGCCCTGGATGGTCTGCTGTGTGCACGGCATTGGAAGAGGCATTTCTTTCTCAGCTTGAGCATCCCACTTGGGAACATAACCCTGGATGTGCCTGGAACGTGGCAGAgagcctgggcactgccacGCTGCAGCCTGGCTCAGATCACGGCCAGGGGTTTCAAACAAGTGCCTGTGAGGGACCTTAATACTCAGGTTGCTGGAAAAGTGGCCAGCAGGACCCCTGCAAACACTGAAATTGGttacacacagcacagtgtTAATCTCTATTTCTCTTTCAGGTCGGGCTTGCACTTCATTGGGGTTAACGTGTAGTTACAGGAGCAGGAAGTTGAAGGAAGAGTAAGAGCATTGCGTTTTGTTCTCTAAACTGAACACTCAGGGGAATTTCAGCCCTTGCAGGCTGGAAGAGTGCTTTGCTTTTTGATatctcagcactgctgctaCTTTAGCCTGGACCAGAAGCATTCACACTAAAAAGCAGGTACTGCCAAAGCCCTGTTGGTGCTCTGACCAGAAGTCCAGGAGTGGCTGactctgcagcagtgctgggtttgtgcAGTCAAGCACAACCATGGCATACCCTGAGGGGGAAGGCAATGACAGGTATGTGGAGGAGAATGCCAGTGTTGATGCAAATGAAATAGAGTTTAGAAATTAGGTACAAAATGTCATATTTCTGTTTACCTTTGCATGGTAATTGCCATTTCTCCTGTCTCACTTCTTCTATACACACAGGTAGGCAGAAAGGAgagttctgcttttctcttgggGGGCGATTTCGGTGGTACCTGCACTGCTAAAACACGGTGTGTGTTCTGCAAAGTCTCCTCTCCTTTCACCCAGACTTCAGCAGATAATACTGTCTGGAGAACAGCTGTTGTGGATCTTGGACTTCATGTCAAGGGGTTAATTGCTTAGAGCTCAGACTactttagaggaaaaaaaaaaagacaacccaAAACACTTAGTATAAAGTTTTTATGTTAATTCTTTTACCAGGAGACCTTTGCAGAGGGGTCTTTAATCATGGCATTTATGTAGCAGGCTTGGGGTGGCaagtcactgccctgggaagggaggcTCTTCCTTTGGGTCTGAGGAGGACACAACTACTGCTTTTCTGAGTTTGGGAAGCTGCACAGACCCGTCTGCAAGAGCAGGAGAGAGttgaatgtctttttttccatcCAGTGGTGGAATGCGGCACAAACCTGTCAGTGTTGgtgtgagctgtgctggagctgcagtcTATCAGGGTATGTTCACTCTCTAAAGCACatgcagttttaatttttgaCCTGCTGTGTGGTTTGGGAAgaacatcttcatttttttctttattctggaGGAACACTTGCTTAAAGTTAAATAGGTGAGAGTACCAGCTCAAAAACAGGACATTTCTTCTAGATTTTTCTTCACGCTGCTGTTTACTTTTTGGCTCACTTCTGCTGTATTCCAGAATACAGAACTGGACTTCTGAGACAAGCCTTGGACAGCCTCAGCTTTGTGCTTTGAACACCACACTGCTTAGTCACAATGTCAGAGTATCCTTGAAGAGCTAACGAGGAGGGGGACAGTTCATCTGTAGGCCAAGTGCACCTCTGGGTGTGTTTGACCTTCTGAGTTTACTCTtgttgtgtggggtttttcctgCCTTCCCATCAGTGGAACTGAAATGGATTTTACTGGGCTTTAAGGCTTCTGGAATTCAGCTGGTGGAATTGTGTGACTGATGCTTGCTAAATCATCAATCTGAGCTGCCTTACTGGTGCACTTAAACCCAAGGATCTCGAACTCCCAAGTTTTTGGGAAAGAACCTAAATGCCAATGTGTTGTGATTTCCCCCAGtcccagggggctgcagggagctAACAGGGACTCTGGAAAGGTTGCAGGTATTTGTTAAACTGCACCAGGCCAGTAAAACAGATGTAAAGCTTTGAGCAGCCTCTGGGTGGAAGGAGGTTTGTTTAGTGCTGCTGGCACACCCCTGGGTGACCTGTTTAATGGTGTGAGATCATGGGGACCTTCTACTTCAGAGCTGCACAGAGTTAAgaaactcaaaacaaaaaaaaaagcaataaattcAGAACTGTGGGAAACTGTAAAGAAACCCCTGTCCTTGTAACAATAGGAACAATTTCAAGGGCAAGCACCCCGTGCAACATCAGCAAttctgctgtcctggggacagTGATGCTTTTTTCAAATTTGTATTTCTCAGTACCTGCTGTGTTTGGCTTTGAGCTGCTTCACTTTCCCTCACCGGAGCTCAAAATCCCCATTTCTGAGCTCCATCAGCATATACTAAGATGTGACTTGAGAGTGGATGTCCCTGTTTGTTGGGGTGCTGCTGGTCTGGACCACCACTCCCCTCTTGCCAGGAGGTGTGAGCACCAcggcagggcagcaggggctgctgggcacTCGTGGGGTGAGcccagctcccaggacagagagGCCTTTAATGCCACCTAGTGTTTGTCACTGAGCTGGAAGCTGAGCTCCTGGTGCCCTTTGGGCAGGAAGgaatccctcccagctctggagAAACAACAGTCTGAGACTTGAAAACTAAATACATTACACATCCCAGCCCTTCTGTTGCACAGACTTATTCTCTGATAGACATCATTAGTTCTCCCAAATCGGCTGGAAAACCATGTTTTCCATGAACCTGTTTTGGATTGAAGGGATGTCagcattttctatttttggTATTTATGTAATTGAATTATCAGCTCAAAATCTCTGACCATAACAAGGTTGTGTACTGAAATGCAGATTGGCAGGTTAAATCTCTCAGTATGTTCTCACCAAGCATTACAATATTTGGCAATAATGGTGAGAGCTTTCCTGTCAGGACGCTCAGTTTGCCAGGGCACCTtgtttgtggtgggtttggcCATCAGCTCTGTAGTCATTCCTATCACATTATACCCAATGGGTTTATTTGCTTTCCCCCCAGGCACTCAGAAATACAGCTCATTACTAATAGTTTacatttcctgccttttcttgCAGGGGCAAATGCAAAGGTGAAGTCCAGGTGGGAAATGTACTTTCAGAGGGTGGTATTAATGCCGAATCTTTGCTCTTTAACCCTAAAACACTGTTGCAGAAATAAACTATTTCCTGTGATGCTAGAACAGCAAACCAGGTCATTGCTGTTGTGTTAAGCTTAAAGGACATTAGAAATTCTGCCTGACACCATCTGCACCCGTTTGGGTCATTTCTCATAGTTACTGTGTGGGTAGATGGGaaatgtttggtttgttttgtgtgttgttttttccctgGAGGAAAAATACCTTGGAATGTCTGGAGTTTCTTTCAGAAGCAGATTGGTAAAATTCCATTTAATTCAGCTTAAAATCttgatttaatttaattcaCTGTAGTCTTAGATTCTAGTCTTTTATGCAACCAGGTAAATAATAATAGAGACTTTGATTCCAGGGGGGAGAATTTGCAGAGGAGTTGGaagaatgaagaaaacacaaaccaatGAGGGAagtttttctgaaggaaagacGTAGACGTAATGCTCCTGTGGCCCCTGTGGAGAGGCCAGACCTGTTCTgtagctggggctgctgccagggcaagGCCTGTGGGAGTTCCCTGCTGAAGGGCAGAATTGTGGAGGAAATGGAGCCTTGGGGGAAGTTTCCACTTTCCCAGAAACATGGACAGGCAGCAGTGTGGAGCAAGAGTAGGAGGAGGTTGGGTCCAAACTGCCCCTCTGGGGGAAGGCAGGAGTGCTGGTGCCAGTGCCC
It contains:
- the RTN4 gene encoding reticulon-4 isoform X6, coding for MDELDQSPLVSSSSGPARPQQPQFNYQFVLDDEKEEEEEEEEEDEDEDFDEQLEVMERKPVAAPTAAPQERPPQLLDLGDPAEPPRPAAPEPPQPDWSPRGAVSSSSSSATTPSPAQEQPAAPARPAQPQPPKPEPTAAPRRRGSSSGSADCKLLCQRLVTQDETPFALPATPAPLMPSSADKVLDLQEQPGSTKALGQEDFTAVLLDAAPSLPSFSPLSAEPFKEHTAFDTLSDGLPARGTYKESASEVYKETMKNARNPFLAEGNDKDISEAKYSEPPFAKAEAAILSPAKEETQLEGPKESPNLEKMPAQPLRMSPESPQDLFERKEEDLFYNRDMYSGGDHGEKGALKEDPLKREEYADFKPFEPIWEVKGASHGLSSMKEDVGSKTEAKLESSLDEKYSVGKLNVQKDYEKESEGSAEDASFPTTPEAVKEPSQTYITCTKFDSSPSPDGDKAKSLSPLEEGTSENRTDDEKKMSEMKAQPSPAEGGFRRDGQGAAPARAEAGPAVPPDAATAMPEGLTPDLVQEAYESEMHDAGGTKLVYESKIDLVQSSGAAQESLKPVAQICPSFEGPEAAPSPILPDIVMEAPLGTAEASAVPLQASPLETFIAPAKYEGVQGEAEKPPGYQEAVTASLAQPQEAKEAIAFKQPARESSTTPEDLETPYISIACDLIKGTKGSGEAAAPSLPESSKALVTEHVPQDVPAHKELGGKLSPQFGKSELFSSQAIADFAEELSEEPSLSLKSKSTESVTTDEEHEEGPVGSGAAAGKPYLESFPPQLDSSKTVAAPPSEPVPAKIAKAEKIPLQMEELNALAYSADVSAAMEPKTGDDKALSPMDSSPVSVEDDFVMLGHPKTSPEFMTEAPGRDIMHKDEEISKVIQGEKRQLPCPELPCDLSMKNVEAKAEEDTNALKKSLEAVDREVPEVPTMSLPATDTSPLPADKEIVSVGKPGALEKEAEKAAASVKEKKKPPAVFSAKLTKSSVVDLLYWRDIKKTGVVFGASLFLLLSLTVFSIVSVTAYIALALLSVTISFRIYKGVIQAIQKSDEGHPFRAYLDCDVAVSEELIHKYSNVVLGHVNGTVRELRRLFLVDDLVDSLKFAVLMWVFTYVGALFNGLTLLILALISLFSVPVIYERHQAQIDHYLGLVNKNVKDAMAKIQAKIPGLKRKTE
- the RTN4 gene encoding reticulon-4 isoform X1, with the protein product MDELDQSPLVSSSSGPARPQQPQFNYQFVLDDEKEEEEEEEEEDEDEDFDEQLEVMERKPVAAPTAAPQERPPQLLDLGDPAEPPRPAAPEPPQPDWSPRGAVSSSSSSATTPSPAQEQPAAPARPAQPQPPKPEPTAAPRRRGSSSGSADETPFALPATPAPLMPSSADKVLDLQEQPGSTKALGQEDFTAVLLDAAPSLPSFSPLSAEPFKEHTAFDTLSDGLPARGTYKESASEVYKETMKNARNPFLAEGNDKDISEAKYSEPPFAKAEAAILSPAKEETQLEGPKESPNLEKMPAQPLRMSPESPQDLFERKEEDLFYNRDMYSGGDHGEKGALKEDPLKREEYADFKPFEPIWEVKGASHGLSSMKEDVGSKTEAKLESSLDEKYSVGKLNVQKDYEKESEGSAEDASFPTTPEAVKEPSQTYITCTKFDSSPSPDGDKAKSLSPLEEGTSENRTDDEKKMSEMKAQPSPAEGGFRRDGQGAAPARAEAGPAVPPDAATAMPEGLTPDLVQEAYESEMHDAGGTKLVYESKIDLVQSSGAAQESLKPVAQICPSFEGPEAAPSPILPDIVMEAPLGTAEASAVPLQASPLETFIAPAKYEGVQGEAEKPPGYQEAVTASLAQPQEAKEAIAFKQPARESSTTPEDLETPYISIACDLIKGTKGSGEAAAPSLPESSKALVTEHVPQDVPAHKELGGKLSPQFGKSELFSSQAIADFAEELSEEPSLSLKSKSTESVTTDEEHEEGPVGSGAAAGKPYLESFPPQLDSSKTVAAPPSEPVPAKIAKAEKIPLQMEELNALAYSADVSAAMEPKTGDDKALSPMDSSPVSVEDDFVMLGHPKTSPEFMTEAPGRDIMHKDEEISKVIQGEKRQLPCPELPCDLSMKNVEAKAEEDTNALKKSLEAVDREVPEVPTMSLPATDTSPLPADKEIVSVGKPGALEKEAEKAAASVKEKKKPPAVFSAKLTKSSVVDLLYWRDIKKTGVVFGASLFLLLSLTVFSIVSVTAYIALALLSVTISFRIYKGVIQAIQKSDEGHPFRAYLDCDVAVSEELIHKYSNVVLGHVNGTVRELRRLFLVDDLVDSLKFAVLMWVFTYVGALFNGLTLLILALISLFSVPVIYERHQAQIDHYLGLVNKNVKDAMAKIQAKIPGLKRKTE